GGTATCCGTCCGGCCAACGACGTGCCGTGAGGGATTGCCGGGGTGGCGGTAGCGGCGGACGCTGGTGGGCATGTCGAAGCAGGTGGAGAAGCCGGAGTGGGCGCGCATCGCGGAAGCGTTCGAGGCCAGCGGCCAGACGCAGCGGGAGTTCGCGTTGGCGCGGGGCGTGAGGTTGAGCACGTTGCAGTCCTGGGTGTACCGGCGTCGGCGGGCCGCGACAGCGCGAGCCGAGCCGGTGCGCCTGTTGCCCGTGCAGGTGGCGACGGC
The Corallococcus soli genome window above contains:
- the tnpA gene encoding IS66 family insertion sequence element accessory protein TnpA; the protein is MSKQVEKPEWARIAEAFEASGQTQREFALARGVRLSTLQSWVYRRRRAATARAEPVRLLPVQVATAPETSESVLEVVAASGARVRFAVGTDVAYVARLVAALGR